Within Calliopsis andreniformis isolate RMS-2024a chromosome 4, iyCalAndr_principal, whole genome shotgun sequence, the genomic segment TATCGCTATATGCTTGTTGCATCATCTTCCATTTCCCTCTTAAAATTATTTCACTGTTTTTGGTGAAACGATGAGTTGATACACAAATTACCCTCTAAAACATGTTTTGCGTCGTTATAGATTTATGGTTTATAATGAAAAACATGTTCGAGTAATTAATTTAATTGCTAGTGATTTACTTTGTCTTTGAATAAGAATGAGAGCAAAATTCACCTACTGCAAATGATTCAAAGATGAGCTTATAAAGAGGAATATTTTCCTTCTATAATCAATGATATCTGTTAATATTTCTTCTGAAATGTAACAATTTTCATATAAATAATTCACATTTTATTTCGCAAAATTCGCCCTGTTAGAAATGCAGTATATATTCGCTATAAAATCGCGTTACAATCAGTACTATTGACTCATTGTCTTGCAACTTCGATTCAACGACATAAACATGAGTGACAATCGTATCAATTGACTTCGAAAACGTGTATTTTATATTCTAGAAGCTCGTTTCTCTTAACAAATCACGAGATCCTAGCGAATAACGACAATACAGAACAAAAAACAACGATTAATAACGAGATTCCCAGCCAAATAGAAGTGGTCGCAGAACTCCCGTTTGAATTTCACAGAATGTCATTGTCCAAGCCATAAAGATGTCGCGTTCGTCGCTTGTTTCTCCCGAATGAATGCAAATCTATCCTCAAATAAAACAATAGAGAAAAATCATCCGAAAAATCTTCTTTTCCATTAAAACGAGTATTTTTCATCGTCGCGATGGTACATGTTGAAAAAATATGTACCGACGATACGACCTGCCGCAAATTGAAATTAAGGTGGTGTCCTCTGTCGAAGCTTCTCCCGAACTAAGGTTAGATTTCTCTCTTGCGGGTAACAGCGGATCCGTTCGCTCGAGTGCACGAATTGCCCTCGCGAATCCATCGCGACGAAAAGCATGTCGTATTGAGAAGCAAGGAGCCGTACGAGAATCGAAGAGGCTAAAGAAGTAAAAGGGAGAAGATTTCCATCGGAAGTGCGGTTAGAATCGCGTTTTCCCAACCGCGCATGTCGCCACCTATTGTTGATCTGACAGGATCTCGTATAGTTACGGTGAAAGCGATTGGATCTTCTGTTCGTTTCGCGAGAAACCAAAAAGCGACCTTTCGGCCCCTGGATCGCATGAACCCCGCCGAAACGCCTCCACAGGGGACATAATCGGCCCGTAGATCGCTGTTCCCAGGAAATCCGATTATTTTCTCGAGGATTTCGTCTACTTTTCGAGTAGATGCGTTCGAGGCCAGACATGGCGGCGATTCGATGAGCCAATTGGAGCAGCGCTCTCATACGGGATCAGATATTGTAAATTCCCCTTACATTCGCGTCAGTGTACGATTCTCTGTACTTAGTTTGGTCGTTATCGGTAGGAAAACCGTCTGTTATCGTTACGGTAGGGTGATCGTCGTTCGTCGGCCGTAAAGTAGAAGCCACACGGGACCGTAGCGGGACGTTGATCATGAAAGAATTGTGTTTGGTCACGTGACCGTGGCCGAAAAATGGCGCAAAGATCAGAGTACAAACATGGGTTCCATTTTATTGCTACGGTGTCATTTGTATTTGTTTACAAGCGCGCGTTTCCACAAACCACGTGTTAAGTAAGTGCCATTTCATTGACAGTGCGTGAGGGACAATGACAGGGAGAGGGTCCAAGAGACGGGGCCGACCGCCGAAGTCGGTGGTTATGGAACGGCCGAAAAAGTTTCAGTATCACCTGATGAAGAAGCCCAAGTATTTGCAAAACAAGGGTTCGGAAACGCCAAACTCGCAGCCGAGCACGCCGACACCATCGAGGCCGTCGTCACCAGTTGAGAGCGAGGAGAGCAGACGAAGCACGCGAACCCGAAAGTCGAGGGGGCCGAGGGACAGGCATTCTCGTAAGGGTGGACACTCGAGTTCTGGTGTCTATCACCGCCGAGGTTACAATCCGAACGTCGACTACAACGACTCGGAGTACCACTATGGGTCGGATTTCGGCGACGAGTCCAGCGAGAAGAGCGAGGTCGAGGAGGATCCTCTGCAGAGCGACGTGGACTCATCAGAAAGTATAGAGGAACCAGATCCATCCAGTGATAGTGACTTTTCCTTGTCCAGTTATAGCACTACCAGTGGCACGCCCCGCAAAACACTGCTCAGCCAGCAGAGACCGCCGAGTCCAGAACCTTTGTGGCTGCAGAACAGGGAACTGCCACCGTTGGTCTTACCTAAATCTTCTGACGACCTATTAGTCCCTAAGGAATTTGTTATGCCTTCGTTGTCCATTTACGAAGTATTGAGACACTTCCGCACACTGGTACGACTCTCAGCCTTCAGATTCGAGGATTTCTGTGCTGCCCTTATGTGCGAGGACCAGACCAATCTGTTGGCTGAGATACATATTATGCTTATCAAGGCTCTTCTTAGGGAAGAGGACTCTCAGCAGACGCACTTTGGGCCTCTAGATCAGAAAGACTCTGTGAATGTTAGTTTGTATTTTGTGGATTCTATGACGTGGCCGGAAGTGTTACGGTCTTACGTGGAAAGCGACAAATGCTTTGATCAGaatattctaaatattttatcaaCGTGCGAGTATCCATTTACTGCTGTGGAGGACAGAATTAAGGTGCTGCAATTCTTGACGGACCAGTTTCTAATTACTAATCCAGTAAGGGAAGATCTCCTGCACGAAGGTACTCTAAATGGTATTTCATGTTGTGTTATCTTTATTTTGATAATTTGTGCATATTCATTTGCAGAATTTGTGGAACTATTATTTGGTCAGCAGGACAAATTCTTGTGACCATGCTGAGATATCAATTATTTCTCTGTTTTCTCTTTctcattttttataattttaagaTATGTTTTGAGTTCTAAAATTATGTTTcattattatttcaatatttttatgtaTACAATGGTGAATGGTTTCTTCCAGGAAATATgcactatgatgatcactgcaGAGTTTGTCATCGTTTGGGGGATTTATTGTGTTGTGAAACCTGTCCAGCTGTGTTTCACTTAGAATGCGTTGAACCTCCATTAGTTGATGTTCCTACTGAAGACTGGCAGTGTAGTACGTGTAAAGCTCACAAAGTCACAGGAGTTGCAGATTGTATACCTGATGTTGAAAAGAATGGTTCCTTATGTCGTCAAGAACATTTAGGATTTGATAGACATGGTAGAAAATATTGGTTTCTTGCAAGGAGAATTTTTGTGTAAGCTATACTTTGTTATACATGCAaaagtataattaaaataaataaatttagtaaattaatgcaatattatgtttattacagtgaaAGTGAAGATGGTGAAGTTTGGTATTACAGTACATCTTTACAATTAGAAGAAGTAATGCTTGCCTTGGATCGTAATGAGATGGAAGTTGCACTTTATAGAGAACTATCAGATTATAAAGATGAAATTGTAAGACAAATGGACCTAACAGAATCAATTACCAATCAATATAAGGGTAATAAGAAGTCGTACTTGGAAGTAGAAAATGGTAAGTTTGTTTACATTACAAATACCTTAGTATTTTGTGTTCTTTCAAATCACAATATTAacgttttttttaatatttgatatTTTAGGTCTTATACAAAAACTACAAAAAGAACGCCAGGAGAAACAGgagaaagaggaagaagaaaagaaagagaaacaaAGGCAAGAAGCTGAAGAAATGGTACGTAGAATACATGAAGGGACAGATTCTCTTGAAGAACAATTGGCAGCTGTAACGGATCAACAAGAGTCAAAACCATCTGATGAAATAACTACAAGAGAAAATGCTCCTGAAACGGTTGCAGAAAATGTAGAAGTAGATGGTGTAGATGCCGATGATGCAACCAATAAAAGCGTTAAAACGGCTATGTCAGGTTCATCATCCGAAGAAATTGATGAAGAAGCATTAGAAGGAGAAGGTATCTCGAAAATTGGTAAAGATGGTAAGTTGTATAACTatgcatataaaataaatgtaatGACTATTAACTAATAATTACTAAATAATTTTACAGGCAAAAAACATACTATTGTGACTAGGTCGAAAACAGGGTCCCTACAGCCTAGAACATTTAATATGGATGATTTGAAAAAGCGTACCACTCCGCAATTATCAAAAGAAGAATTAGAAAAACTAGATAAAAGCTTGAAAGAGGAAGGAGATGGTACTAGATTAACAAGACAGAAAGCCCACCAAATAGCTTCTGGTACACATCTTTTCAAATTGGGAATGGATAATAACTTTAAATCTTATGTTAATCAGTACAGTACCAATCCCATCGCTCTGAACAAAGCCCAACGTAACGAAGAACGTGACAAGAAGAGACATTTGTCCCATAAATTTTCGCTCACGCAGGCTTCTGAATTCAAATGGGTGGGCAGTTTGACGGGAACTCGTGCTCTCTTAGTGAGCACGCTTCGCCAGACAATTCTTCAGCTTGAAAGTAACATCCAAGCGCCATTTATGCATACCAACTGGCCTCTTCTTCGTAAGCCTTGGACAACGGCAGTGGGTGCTTGTGTCAATCCCAGGGATTTTGCACGAGCTCTTATCGTACTGCAAGCATGTATCAAATCGGTAGTGTTTGCTAGTGTGTGGCACGATCAGCTTGGGCACGTGAAATTGCAGAGAGTAACGGCACTAGAGCGAGAAGAGAAAAAGCGTCAGGATAAGAAAgacaaaaaggaaaaagaagacGAAGAGGAACGTAACCGTTTATTTAATTTCGTTAAGTATACGTTGGGTTTGAAACACCAAGTGTGGAAGCAGAAAGGAGAAGAATACCGAGTGCATGGACAAGGTGGTTGGTTGTGGTTGTCTGCTGGCCGTCGCTATAGGTTTTCTGACATGTCGAAGTTGGGGCTACGAGTAGGACCACAGAAAATTATGGTGCAAATTAAGGATCAAGAAGGGTTGAAGATACTAGCTCTAGATCCTCCTACTTACGAATTTTTGATAAAAGAATATTGTTCACCTAAAAAGGAAGAAAACAATGTGGACCTAAAAattaaagaagaaataaaagaaGAGGAATCCACAAAAGATACAGTTAATGTGACAATAAAACAAGAATGTAAAACAGAAACTATAAAAACTGAACCGACAGAAGAGAAGACGAATAATGCAGAAGCGGTTACGAAGACAGAAGAAACTACATCAAAAACGGAATCGACGAAGCAGGAAACGAAAGTGAATCTAACATGTATGTATTATGAATGATGTGTATTAGAAaaacgttcccgccaacgtgaAATTTTCATCATTAATTTATTTTCTTCGTATTTATTTACAGTTTTAGCAGGctcaaaaattgaaaaagtttTTACTCCCATTAAAGAATTCGAAGAAATCGATATTACTAAAGCATTAACTACTAATGGGAGACTTTATTATCCAAAAATTGCTAAAAAGACTAGAATCGATGATTTCTTAGCTCGTAGAacacatttgaaaattttagaagaaagaaaattattgcaatCTGTGAGTAAACATTAACTTCTACTTTTGCTTTCCCCGTTATTGTGTTtgcataaaattattatatgattatATTTTAGGAAAAATCAAAAGAAACACATGGCCAATTGACAAATCAAAAAACTGAAGGAGACAGTGAAGTCGATGTAGAAAATAATGAAGAAAGTGATACAGATGGAGGAGATAATTCTTTGCAAAGTATTCTTTCAGGAAAGCAGCCCAGCAAAACTATGTCTGCATCAGCTAGGGAAATGTTGGCTGCCATTGGAAAACGTATTCAACACGTGAAGTCTCAATACGCGAACATTATGAGGCTCACTAAAAATAGTAGTTGTTACTCACGATATTGTAATATGACGCCTTCAGGAAAGGTTGTGAATGCAGCTCAAACTTTAACATCAACATGTTACTCTCCTATGTGTCTCCAAAAAGCTAGATTGAAACGTGATCTTATCACATTATTAAGAAAAGCTAATGCTTTGaataataatcaatctacaaattTGTCAGTCAGCACAGCTGCAGCGCAATTACCACAAAGTGGAATAAAGACAGAAGGAAGCGAAGAATCTAAAGATGGAATTAAGAAAGAGTTAGACTCTACGGCAGTTGTAACAACTCACTGTAATGAAGAAACATCAGCTGCTAGTGTAGTGAAAGATGGTGCTTCGCCTCctgttaaaagaataaaaattgaaccTAGTCTGGTGAGTTTTGTATTAATTCGATAGAATTTTCATtaagaaaaaaattctaaaatatttgatTCACTATTTATGatgtattaataaaaattacttgcaGAATGCCGAGAACAACGCAAATGCTGAACATGTTGATGTAGTAACAACTACAACGAGTAATGTAGTTACTACTACAACAACAGTAACTACAACACAACATACTATAAAAACAGTCGATGGTGTCGTGAAAAGCATGCAAGAAAACACGACATCTCAGAATTCAGTCACATTTTCATCTGAGGTCAAAACGAGGTAAGAAATTGGAGTTACATTCATTAAAGTATTAATAAGTAAAAGAATTTCatcgaatatttattttttaataacgtTGACAGTACGGGACAAAAAACCACCATTGTCAATCGAAGAGGAAGAACAGTGCAGAGGAGTACAGTGGCTAAAGAATTGAATGCGGATGGTACAGAAAGAGTTTATAGTGCTACCTCATCCGAAGGCAAGGTTTATTTGAAGAAAGTTGCAATTTCTTTGGCGGATAGAAAAAAGAAACGTACCCCAGTCAAATATCCTTTGTGTTCTACGTTCTGCACGAAAAATAAACATCGTAGTATATTATTGCTGCCACAACATGAACTACGCAAATTGGCTAGAGTTGGTGGACGAGTACAAGTGCAAGGCTTTCATCAAATGGCTAAGgtactaattttattaaatttatgcCAACGACAAGGTATCAGTAATATGTTGCATCAattaatttgaatttatttGGTGAATAGGCGAATTTGTCGGTATGGCCATACCCTTGTCCTAGACCACTATTTAAAACATGTTGGTTGTACCGAACAGTTGGTATAAAATCGTTAGCAGCAGCTGCTCTGCAGTTAAGAATATTATGGGCATGCCTTCGATgggatgatatggctatgaagcCACTGTCCACTGATGGCAAACACCAAATTACAACAGATACAGAAATTATGTCTTTGGAGATTCTTAAACACCGTCATGTTGGTCAGTTTTTGGATAAAACACAGTACTTACGTAGAAAAGTAGTCATACCTTTGGAGCTTCCGAAACAAGTCAGAGGTTggtacaataaatatactttataaaataattacgaatttaattataattattattgttattcatGGTTCACAGAAGTAACATCCATAAGAAGTGGTCTCAGGAAAAGGAAGCGACCTGAATCACCACAAAGTACTGAGCCACAAGTTGCAGAAGAATGGGTTGATGAAGATAAATTAGAATTATGGGAAATTAAACAGTATGGTGACAGGTACGTTTACTGAAAATTAGTTTTAATAAGTACTTTTTCTAGGCATCTtttcattaaattaaatttatattcaaaCTGCAGCTGTGCTCAATTTGGCTTCTTATTATACTTTACTGTTATAACTAACTTTCTTTTTTCACAAATTATTTTACCATAATGAACTGAAAATATAGGAAGCGACTATCGAATTCCTGACACTTTCACCTTATAAAATCACTCAAATTCTGACCTATCCTTATTTAACACCATTTGATACTAACCCTCCACTTGATGTGTGTCTTATCCAGGTTAGAGAAGGCTAATGCCCAGATTATTACTAGGAGTCGATCCAGTCAGCCGCAATCAGCAGGCATTGGTGCTAATCGAAGCGCAGGGTCGAACTCTGGTATAAGTGATCAACTTGTCAGCGGTAAAGCAACACCCGAAGAGATTAAAGAAAAGATGGAACAGCAGTTACGCATGCAACGAGCTGCTCATCAACAAAAGCGAGCGCTAGAAACCCTCAAAAGTCCAGCTAATTCTGCTTCGCCCACGCAAATTGTTAAAGTCACTGCTAACTCTACGCATGGTAAGACtcgaatttaattaaatttcatgTAAAATGAACTATAGTTAATTTAAGAGaatttattgtgtattatagATGGTACAGTGAAATTAGTCTCTAAGGTTGCAATACCAGCAAATCCTAACAGTGGAACGAAATCGCAGTTAACTTCTCTTTTAACAACTCCTACGCAGAATAAGACTTTTATTGGCACAAGGCGTATTTATATGGCGAAATGTaagtaataatttaaatatacatGTAAAGTATAAAGTCTGTTTTAAAAGTAGATATGTAGGTAAAAATTCGATATTTTTTTAATAGCTTCTGATGGAACGACAAAAGTTGTTTCTGGACCTACAAGCATTTTACCGAAAACACAGTTGCAATCTGGAAATCAACAGTCGTTAATTAAAGTTCCTGGTCAAGCAGGTACGTTTAATGCTCAATAAATGTTACTAGAGTAATCGTTGTGTAATTCTGAATGGTTATTAACTcatgtttattttttataaaataaaatagcacCAGTGCAACAAATTCAGCAAAAGGTACAGATTTTACGAGGGCCAGATGGAAAATTGCAAGTTCGAGGTTTGATGCCTGGTCAGCAGTTAGTTCAAATGCCTGATGGAAAGCTTCATGTATTGAATACTAGTCAAGCCATTGCTACTAATCCTGCACAAACAGGTGGAACGAGTGCAACTACACAGGTATACTAATTATCAAAGTATTGCAAGAAGATCAAGTTAAAAggctttatttaatttttaaaattgttctCCCAGGTAAAAGCCACTACAACAACAAGCACAGCTAAGGTAGCTACAACAGCTAATGCCACAGCTAATAAAACCAGTACGGCCAAAACAACAACGAACGCAACACAACAAGTACAAGCAACTCAGCCGCAGGCACAATCT encodes:
- the E(bx) gene encoding nucleosome-remodeling factor subunit NURF301 E(bx) isoform X4, with the protein product MTGRGSKRRGRPPKSVVMERPKKFQYHLMKKPKYLQNKGSETPNSQPSTPTPSRPSSPVESEESRRSTRTRKSRGPRDRHSRKGGHSSSGVYHRRGYNPNVDYNDSEYHYGSDFGDESSEKSEVEEDPLQSDVDSSESIEEPDPSSDSDFSLSSYSTTSGTPRKTLLSQQRPPSPEPLWLQNRELPPLVLPKSSDDLLVPKEFVMPSLSIYEVLRHFRTLVRLSAFRFEDFCAALMCEDQTNLLAEIHIMLIKALLREEDSQQTHFGPLDQKDSVNVSLYFVDSMTWPEVLRSYVESDKCFDQNILNILSTCEYPFTAVEDRIKVLQFLTDQFLITNPVREDLLHEGTLNGNMHYDDHCRVCHRLGDLLCCETCPAVFHLECVEPPLVDVPTEDWQCSTCKAHKVTGVADCIPDVEKNGSLCRQEHLGFDRHGRKYWFLARRIFVESEDGEVWYYSTSLQLEEVMLALDRNEMEVALYRELSDYKDEIVRQMDLTESITNQYKGNKKSYLEVENGLIQKLQKERQEKQEKEEEEKKEKQRQEAEEMVRRIHEGTDSLEEQLAAVTDQQESKPSDEITTRENAPETVAENVEVDGVDADDATNKSVKTAMSGSSSEEIDEEALEGEGISKIGKDGKKHTIVTRSKTGSLQPRTFNMDDLKKRTTPQLSKEELEKLDKSLKEEGDGTRLTRQKAHQIASGTHLFKLGMDNNFKSYVNQYSTNPIALNKAQRNEERDKKRHLSHKFSLTQASEFKWVGSLTGTRALLVSTLRQTILQLESNIQAPFMHTNWPLLRKPWTTAVGACVNPRDFARALIVLQACIKSVVFASVWHDQLGHVKLQRVTALEREEKKRQDKKDKKEKEDEEERNRLFNFVKYTLGLKHQVWKQKGEEYRVHGQGGWLWLSAGRRYRFSDMSKLGLRVGPQKIMVQIKDQEGLKILALDPPTYEFLIKEYCSPKKEENNVDLKIKEEIKEEESTKDTVNVTIKQECKTETIKTEPTEEKTNNAEAVTKTEETTSKTESTKQETKVNLTFLAGSKIEKVFTPIKEFEEIDITKALTTNGRLYYPKIAKKTRIDDFLARRTHLKILEERKLLQSEKSKETHGQLTNQKTEGDSEVDVENNEESDTDGGDNSLQSILSGKQPSKTMSASAREMLAAIGKRIQHVKSQYANIMRLTKNSSCYSRYCNMTPSGKVVNAAQTLTSTCYSPMCLQKARLKRDLITLLRKANALNNNQSTNLSVSTAAAQLPQSGIKTEGSEESKDGIKKELDSTAVVTTHCNEETSAASVVKDGASPPVKRIKIEPSLNAENNANAEHVDVVTTTTSNVVTTTTTVTTTQHTIKTVDGVVKSMQENTTSQNSVTFSSEVKTSTGQKTTIVNRRGRTVQRSTVAKELNADGTERVYSATSSEGKVYLKKVAISLADRKKKRTPVKYPLCSTFCTKNKHRSILLLPQHELRKLARVGGRVQVQGFHQMAKANLSVWPYPCPRPLFKTCWLYRTVGIKSLAAAALQLRILWACLRWDDMAMKPLSTDGKHQITTDTEIMSLEILKHRHVGQFLDKTQYLRRKVVIPLELPKQVREVTSIRSGLRKRKRPESPQSTEPQVAEEWVDEDKLELWEIKQYGDRLEKANAQIITRSRSSQPQSAGIGANRSAGSNSGISDQLVSGKATPEEIKEKMEQQLRMQRAAHQQKRALETLKSPANSASPTQIVKVTANSTHDGTVKLVSKVAIPANPNSGTKSQLTSLLTTPTQNKTFIGTRRIYMAKSSDGTTKVVSGPTSILPKTQLQSGNQQSLIKVPGQAAPVQQIQQKVQILRGPDGKLQVRGLMPGQQLVQMPDGKLHVLNTSQAIATNPAQTGGTSATTQVKATTTTSTAKVATTANATANKTSTAKTTTNATQQVQATQPQAQSQQTVQAVQRQTATTVALATTPTQPTKNAIVVANAGQLVQGAQVISGNQIVVTNANLAQQLASGKAQLTTIGGHQVVIRSTPTGNQIVHLNSTNSGIIVKNAATPTKQQVPVLQPAQATTGAQSTETSNSDTSTTSTNVTSTTTTATNQTSTAPAPGSVEASLLAGQPPGTVIKCVTAQVIQTTQGPRIVLQGLQGADFTPQQLAMVQQQVKQQLLKAQATTGKQGVLGPTKIYLAVQPALNNQQAIQGSQSSATANTPTTPTKPQTTQQPIVSPPAATEPQTGTESIPELPPTSTPSSPEKPKVVVQQVGQPNVPTEEETQKTNVANAIKNALKQENLNPEIEEKLLQLQRYQEKQMKGSVENSVATNQTHTTPTITTPRVPSRKRPAPSNIPTTTTPPNVQSTTNDQDSDWAETPRKKPAPKQEPRETPKVQKIVEQAENESPPKNRAAKLKDSQELRRKQQVHSRMQVLLFRHKELLKKDILKKRALLEKELQIDIQKDLSAELASRTKAERHKQDEVKVGSAKRKANAQVAQQVSPPNRGGRPKKYKAQGNAATPLGPSTAAATNRIKKEKLYCLCRTPYDETKFYVGCDLCNNWFHGDCVGITEEMCKTLSEFVCTECRHARDTQELYCLCKQPYDESQFYICCDKCQDWFHGRCVGILQSEADNIDEYVCPNCQRNSSVNFANMKNLNAKDLDLLKKLIKQIQAHKSAWPFMEPVDPNEAPDYYKVIKEPMDLQTIELRINDKFYKKLSEFIGDMTKIFDNCRYYNPKESPFFKCAESLETYFVHKIKSLREKFSEGK
- the E(bx) gene encoding nucleosome-remodeling factor subunit NURF301 E(bx) isoform X2 yields the protein MTGRGSKRRGRPPKSVVMERPKKFQYHLMKKPKYLQNKGSETPNSQPSTPTPSRPSSPVESEESRRSTRTRKSRGPRDRHSRKGGHSSSGVYHRRGYNPNVDYNDSEYHYGSDFGDESSEKSEVEEDPLQSDVDSSESIEEPDPSSDSDFSLSSYSTTSGTPRKTLLSQQRPPSPEPLWLQNRELPPLVLPKSSDDLLVPKEFVMPSLSIYEVLRHFRTLVRLSAFRFEDFCAALMCEDQTNLLAEIHIMLIKALLREEDSQQTHFGPLDQKDSVNVSLYFVDSMTWPEVLRSYVESDKCFDQNILNILSTCEYPFTAVEDRIKVLQFLTDQFLITNPVREDLLHEGNMHYDDHCRVCHRLGDLLCCETCPAVFHLECVEPPLVDVPTEDWQCSTCKAHKVTGVADCIPDVEKNGSLCRQEHLGFDRHGRKYWFLARRIFVESEDGEVWYYSTSLQLEEVMLALDRNEMEVALYRELSDYKDEIVRQMDLTESITNQYKGNKKSYLEVENGLIQKLQKERQEKQEKEEEEKKEKQRQEAEEMVRRIHEGTDSLEEQLAAVTDQQESKPSDEITTRENAPETVAENVEVDGVDADDATNKSVKTAMSGSSSEEIDEEALEGEGISKIGKDGKKHTIVTRSKTGSLQPRTFNMDDLKKRTTPQLSKEELEKLDKSLKEEGDGTRLTRQKAHQIASGTHLFKLGMDNNFKSYVNQYSTNPIALNKAQRNEERDKKRHLSHKFSLTQASEFKWVGSLTGTRALLVSTLRQTILQLESNIQAPFMHTNWPLLRKPWTTAVGACVNPRDFARALIVLQACIKSVVFASVWHDQLGHVKLQRVTALEREEKKRQDKKDKKEKEDEEERNRLFNFVKYTLGLKHQVWKQKGEEYRVHGQGGWLWLSAGRRYRFSDMSKLGLRVGPQKIMVQIKDQEGLKILALDPPTYEFLIKEYCSPKKEENNVDLKIKEEIKEEESTKDTVNVTIKQECKTETIKTEPTEEKTNNAEAVTKTEETTSKTESTKQETKVNLTFLAGSKIEKVFTPIKEFEEIDITKALTTNGRLYYPKIAKKTRIDDFLARRTHLKILEERKLLQSEKSKETHGQLTNQKTEGDSEVDVENNEESDTDGGDNSLQSILSGKQPSKTMSASAREMLAAIGKRIQHVKSQYANIMRLTKNSSCYSRYCNMTPSGKVVNAAQTLTSTCYSPMCLQKARLKRDLITLLRKANALNNNQSTNLSVSTAAAQLPQSGIKTEGSEESKDGIKKELDSTAVVTTHCNEETSAASVVKDGASPPVKRIKIEPSLNAENNANAEHVDVVTTTTSNVVTTTTTVTTTQHTIKTVDGVVKSMQENTTSQNSVTFSSEVKTSTGQKTTIVNRRGRTVQRSTVAKELNADGTERVYSATSSEGKVYLKKVAISLADRKKKRTPVKYPLCSTFCTKNKHRSILLLPQHELRKLARVGGRVQVQGFHQMAKANLSVWPYPCPRPLFKTCWLYRTVGIKSLAAAALQLRILWACLRWDDMAMKPLSTDGKHQITTDTEIMSLEILKHRHVGQFLDKTQYLRRKVVIPLELPKQVREVTSIRSGLRKRKRPESPQSTEPQVAEEWVDEDKLELWEIKQYGDRLEKANAQIITRSRSSQPQSAGIGANRSAGSNSGISDQLVSGKATPEEIKEKMEQQLRMQRAAHQQKRALETLKSPANSASPTQIVKVTANSTHDGTVKLVSKVAIPANPNSGTKSQLTSLLTTPTQNKTFIGTRRIYMAKSSDGTTKVVSGPTSILPKTQLQSGNQQSLIKVPGQAAPVQQIQQKVQILRGPDGKLQVRGLMPGQQLVQMPDGKLHVLNTSQAIATNPAQTGGTSATTQVKATTTTSTAKVATTANATANKTSTAKTTTNATQQVQATQPQAQSQQTVQAVQRQTATTVALATTPTQPTKNAIVVANAGQLVQGAQVISGNQIVVTNANLAQQLASGKAQLTTIGGHQVVIRSTPTGNQIVHLNSTNSGIIVKNAATPTKQQVPVLQPAQATTGAQSTETSNSDTSTTSTNVTSTTTTATNQTSTAPAPGSVEASLLAGQPPGTVIKCVTAQVIQTTQGPRIVLQGLQGADFTPQQLAMVQQQVKQQLLKAQATTGKQGVLGPTKIYLAVQPALNNQQAIQGSQSSATANTPTTPTKPQTTQQPIVSPPAATEPQTGTESIPELPPTSTPSSPEKPKVVVQQVGQPNVPTEEETQKTNVANGQQPLQSLKEGTESANKFILTPDYIQQTIKNALKQENLNPEIEEKLLQLQRYQEKQMKGSVENSVATNQTHTTPTITTPRVPSRKRPAPSNIPTTTTPPNVQSTTNDQDSDWAETPRKKPAPKQEPRETPKVQKIVEQAENESPPKNRAAKLKDSQELRRKQQVHSRMQVLLFRHKELLKKDILKKRALLEKELQIDIQKDLSAELASRTKAERHKQDEVKVGSAKRKANAQVAQQVSPPNRGGRPKKYKAQGNAATPLGPSTAAATNRIKKEKLYCLCRTPYDETKFYVGCDLCNNWFHGDCVGITEEMCKTLSEFVCTECRHARDTQELYCLCKQPYDESQFYICCDKCQDWFHGRCVGILQSEADNIDEYVCPNCQRNSSVNFANMKNLNAKDLDLLKKLIKQIQAHKSAWPFMEPVDPNEAPDYYKVIKEPMDLQTIELRINDKFYKKLSEFIGDMTKIFDNCRYYNPKESPFFKCAESLETYFVHKIKSLREKFSEGK